The following are from one region of the Spodoptera frugiperda isolate SF20-4 chromosome 20, AGI-APGP_CSIRO_Sfru_2.0, whole genome shotgun sequence genome:
- the LOC118261833 gene encoding uncharacterized protein LOC118261833, translated as MEVVPSSGSRILVAFFATVFWGMGVRGLHNLEINVPNAVLVGETVTLECSWQLEDEEALYSVKWYRGREEFYRYIPKELPHTRVFPLPGIEVDISRSGARRVVLQQATPAMAGRFRCEVSADAPTFHTEIRSAPLEVVEAPEWGPKLVSDRSWYGVGSTLRATCASPPSHPPANLTFALNGREIDMETLLHELPTWFKWDPPPKAETTTTEQPDDDVNFNIFHDEGNIQYLDESYINLHKEEIRRPPKESLKPTFERTGPDNRLPSVGDVSFVVRNEAFERGSLRLTCIASIYNLYAARAELIFDMEQPEVASVLGVRNRAVDSTRLWRIPTTLIPLLYSIR; from the exons GTGTCAGAGGTCTTCACAATCTGGAGATCAACGTCCCCAACGCAGTGCTGGTGGGAGAAACAGTCACACTAGAATGTAGCTGGCAGTTAGAAGATGAGGAAGCATTATACAGTGTCAAATGGTACCGAGGGAGAGAAGAATTCTACCGATACATACCCAAAGAACTACCACACACCAGAGTATTCCCACTACCAGGAATTGAAGTAGAT ATATCTAGATCGGGTGCTCGTCGCGTGGTTTTACAGCAGGCGACGCCGGCGATGGCAGGTCGATTCCGGTGCGAGGTATCCGCAGACGCACCGACCTTCCACACAGAAATACGATCAGCACCTTTAGAAGTCGttg AGGCTCCGGAGTGGGGTCCAAAATTGGTGTCAGACCGGTCGTGGTACGGCGTGGGGTCTACGCTGCGAGCGACCTGTGCCTCGCCGCCTTCTCACCCACCAGCCAACCTGACTTTCGCACTAAATGGACGtgag ATCGACATGGAGACTTTGCTACACGAGTTGCCGACATGGTTCAAATGGGATCCGCCTCCGAAGGCTGAAACTACAACTACGGAGCAGCCAGATGACGATgtgaactttaatatttttcatgatGAAGGGAATATACAGTACTTGGATGAGTCGTATATAAATTTGCATAAAGAGGAGATCAGGAGGCCTCCGAAGGAGAGTTTGAAGCCGACGTTCGAGAGAACGGGTCCAGATAACCGGCTGCCGTCTGTCGGGGACGTGTCGTTCGTGGTTCGGAACGAGGCGTTTGAGCGTGGCAGTCTCCGGCTGACCTGCATAGCGAGCATATACAACTTGTACGCGGCACGCGCCGAACTAATTTTCGATATGGAGCAGCCAGAGGTTGCCTCCGTGCTAGGCGTCCGTAATAGAGCAGTAG ATTCAACGAGACTTTGGCGAATACCAACTACCCTCATCCCACTGCTGTACAGTATCCGGTAG